A window of Juglans regia cultivar Chandler chromosome 7, Walnut 2.0, whole genome shotgun sequence contains these coding sequences:
- the LOC108987169 gene encoding uncharacterized protein LOC108987169, with amino-acid sequence MASSTDDPPPSSSPYLLHPSDSPSLVLVSGLLTGDNFPKWQRAIRRALNAKHKLSFVDGTLHAPAKTSPDYAQWSRTKDMVLTWLLNTITPSLANSLDYHDDPRDVWLDLESRFSHGNNARLFHLKREISNLHQNQLSIPDYYNNIKQLWDELGNLQPLTDATTLEKRAEDERVFQFLLGLNDSYSALRSQILATDPLPSLNKIFSILFQEEQQRLLQVSHLHPENLALAAWSSSHPRPPLKCTECGKDGHLRNRCWRIIGYPPGREPRNTQRPSLLGKPPSATVHLAASNPVPIGPSSSLIPGLSSETYQQLMNLLQTPPSTANFVGI; translated from the coding sequence ATGGCTTCCTCAACCGATGATCCTCCTCCATCTTCTTCCCCATATCTCCTCCACCCCTCTGATTCTCCTAGTCTCGTTCTGGTTTCCGGTCTCCTCACAGGTGACAATTTCCCAAAATGGCAGCGTGCTATTCGCCGTGCACTCAACGCTAAACACAAACTCTCTTTCGTTGATGGTACTCTCCATGCCCCTGCCAAAACCTCCCCTGATTATGCCCAATGGAGCCGCACCAAAGACATGGTCTTAACTTGGCTTCTCAACACAATCACCCCTTCCCTAGCCAATTCCTTGGACTATCACGATGATCCTCGAGATGTTTGGCTTGATCTCGAATCTCGTTTTAGCCATGGAAATAATGCTCGCCTCTTCCATCTCAAAAGAGAAATATCCAACCTTCATCAAAACCAACTTTCTATACCCGATTACTACAACAATATCAAACAGCTTTGGGATGAGTTGGGAAATCTCCAACCTCTCACCGATGCTACTACCTTGGAAAAAAGGGCTGAAGATGAACGTGTCTTTCAATTTCTTCTCGGCCTCAATGATTCCTACTCTGCTCTTCGGTCCCAAATCCTTGCCACTGACCCTCTTCCATctctgaataaaattttttccaTCCTCTTTCAAGAAGAACAACAGAGGCTCCTTCAAGTATCTCATCTCCACCCAGAAAATCTTGCTCTTGCTGCTTGGAGTTCCTCTCATCCACGGCCACCTCTCAAATGCACCGAATGCGGAAAGGATGGCCACTTACGGAATCGCTGCTGGCGTATTATCGGCTACCCACCGGGCCGTGAACCACGCAACACCCAAAGGCCATCTCTGCTCGGGAAACCTCCTTCTGCCACCGTCCATCTCGCTGCTTCCAACCCGGTTCCAATTGGTCCTTCGTCCAGCCTGATTCCAGGACTCTCCTCCGAAACCTATCAACAGCTCATGAATCTCTTACAAACCCCTCCATCGACGGCAAATTTTGTtggtatataa
- the LOC108987164 gene encoding uncharacterized protein LOC108987164, whose translation MLLIWLFSSYTYYCSLREMAKTRAWVVLLLCVAVLWPGMCWCWGENAMDDAKERMNAAAETAGVKAEEAKQGAAEAMHDSKDKMDSWVDWAYDKFNEGFGLGQNNAKEDVQNAMDKAGYAAWRATDTISSAGSDAPKYASKTAGDAKHFVSEKADQTIRMATDKVGDAEETMAGAMAYGKNKGADAYDGASSTLNMATETASNRAGDVQEKMSDAIGYAKDKAADAYDGAKQKMNVASNVATDKAQDGGEMMKETMGCEKEKAANAYDKAKHHVEDSYMTAKETMTEHAKTNYEAAKEKASQAAGDVGAKMRNIKAEI comes from the exons ATGCTTTTAATTTGGCTCTTCAGTTCTTACACTTACTACTGTTCGTTGAGAGAGATGGCGAAGACAAGGGCATGGGTAGTTTTGTTGTTGTGCGTGGCGGTGCTGTGGCCGGGAATGTGTTGGTGCTGGGGAGAGAACGCCATGGATGATGCTAAGGAGAGGATGAATGCGGCGGCAGAGACTGCCGGGGTGAAAGCGGAGGAGGCCAAACAAGGCGCTGCCGAAGCCATGCACGATTCCAAAGACAAGATGGATTCCTGGGTCGATTGGGCTTATGACAAGTTCaacga GGGATTTGGACTTGGACAGAACAATGCAAAAGAGGATGTTCAAAATGCGATGGATAAAGCTGGGTATGCAGCATGGAGAGCCACGGATACAATAAGTTCTGCAGGATCTG ATGCACCAAAGTATGCTTCCAAGACGGCGGGTGATGCAAAACACTTCGTCTCTGAGAAAGCCGATCAAACTATAAGAATGGCTACAGACAAGGTTGGTGATGCGGAGGAGACAATGGCAGGAGCGATGGCATATGGGAAAAACAAAGGAGCTGATGCTTACGATGGCGCTAGTTCGACACTGAACATGGCTACTGAAACGGCTTCCAATAGGGCTGGGGATGTTCAAGAGAAGATGTCAGATGCAATCGGGTATGCAAAAGATAAAGCAGCAGATGCCTATGATGGAGCTAAGCAGAAAATGAATGTAGCTTCAAATGTGGCCACGGATAAGGCCCAGGATGGGGGAGAGATGATGAAAGAAACAATGGGATGTGAAAAGGAGAAAGCAGCCAATGCGTATGACAAAGCAAAGCATCATGTGGAGGATTCGTACATGACAGCGAAGGAGACCATGACAGAACATGCCAAGACTAATTACGAGGCTGCAAAGGAGAAAGCTTCGCAGGCTGCAGGAGATGTTGGGGCTAAGATGAGGAACATCAAGGCAGAGATATGA
- the LOC108987183 gene encoding zinc-finger homeodomain protein 6 — translation MELRGQDKEIGMPSTLSYNPSHRESTNKLSSPIVASAVGERRRDQTVHGNTIVNPVQALDHRPVYHHHHPPPPPPQQSDPHPQQDAHKTRRDPDPNPDPVPALAATGAISTPTSTGASTLKSPLPRSTSTIRAAPKVRYRECLKNHVASTGGHVVDGCGEFMSSGKEGTPEALKCAACECHRNFHRKEVEGDSKYVSNCYYPNPSINNGQREMVPTQHHPPFPPPSAHVFHHHQKFPHVLSTAPLTGATAPMMMAFGGGGGAPAESSSEDLNMFRSNVGMQTSVQAPQSKRRFRTKFTQEQKDKMMEFAEKLGWKIQKHDDQEVQQFCSEVGVKRQVFKVWMHNNKQSMKKKQM, via the coding sequence ATGGAACTGAGAGGCCAAGATAAAGAAATAGGGATGCCGAGCACCTTGAGCTATAATCCATCCCACAGAGAGTCAACCAACAAGCTGTCTTCTCCAATTGTAGCTTCAGCTGTGGGAGAAAGACGAAGGGATCAAACTGTTCATGGTAACACGATCGTTAACCCAGTTCAAGCCCTAGATCATCGTCCtgtttatcatcatcatcatcctcctcctcctcctcctcaacaGTCAGATCCACATCCACAGCAAGATGCACACAAAACCAGAAGAGATCCAGACCCAAATCCAGATCCAGTCCCAGCTCTTGCAGCCACAGGTGCAATAAGCACACCAACCAGTACTGGCGCAtcaacattaaaatcaccactCCCACGAAGCACCTCTACCATTAGGGCTGCACCAAAGGTGAGATATAGAGAATGTTTGAAGAACCACGTGGCCAGCACGGGCGGGCACGTTGTGGATGGCTGCGGAGAATTCATGTCAAGCGGGAAGGAAGGCACCCCGGAGGCCTTAAAGTGTGCAGCTTGTGAATGCCACCGGAATTTCCATCGGAAAGAAGTCGAGGGTGATTCTAAATATGTTTCCAATTGTTACTACCCGAACCCCAGCATAAACAATGGCCAAAGAGAAATGGTACCTACTCAACATCATCCTCCATTCCCTCCTCCCTCGGCTCATGTATTTCACCATCACCAGAAATTCCCGCATGTTCTATCCACAGCTCCATTGACCGGAGCCACCGCGCCGATGATGATGGCCTTTGGAGGCGGCGGTGGAGCGCCAGCCGAGTCTTCGAGCGAAGATCTCAATATGTTTCGGTCTAATGTTGGTATGCAAACTTCCGTACAAGCGCCGCAATCCAAAAGGAGGTTTCGGACAAAATTTACTCAGGAACAGAAAGATAAGATGATGGAATTTGCTGAGAAGTTGGGGTGGAAGATCCAGAAACATGACGACCAAGAAGTCCAGCAGTTCTGTTCGGAAGTGGGTGTAAAGAGGCAAGTTTTCAAGGTATGGATGCACAACAATAAACAATCCATGAAGAAGAAGCAAATGTAA
- the LOC108987182 gene encoding ATPase family AAA domain-containing protein 3-like, with amino-acid sequence MAASRLSSCVAMAAAVASLSTLPDRAYADSPFRFFPFYSSSSSSPQGDQNSNSRSEAKADAEESKGSGFDPESLERGAKALREINSSPHAKQVFQVMRKQEDTRLAEMAAEKAHFEAIQANADIEKQRKLHEEQRDLIQQQAQAKAQMLRYEDELARKRMQTDHEVQRKHNVELVRMQEDSSTRKEQARRATEEQIQAQQRQTEKERAEIERETIRVKAMAEAEGRAHEAKLTEEHNRKMLIERINGEREKWLAAINTTFSHIEGGFRILLTDRNKLLMTVGGATALAAGVYTTREGARVMWGYVNRILGQPSLIRESSIAKFPGSELISKAKNKVFKYSTSAGAAGSKNGLGNIVLHPSLERRIQQLSRATSNTKTHQAPFRNMMFYGPPGTGKTLVAREIAQKSGLDYAMMTGGDVVPLGAQAVTKIHQIFDWAKKSNKGLLLFIDEADAFLCERNSTHMSEAQRSALNALLFRTGDQSRDIVLVLATNRPGDLDSAVTDRIDEVIEFPLPGEEERHKLLKLYLYKYLSGESDQNAAKWGLFTKKKPQKITIKDVSDDVIREAARKTEGFSGREIAKLMASIQAAVYGRPDCVLDTQLFMEIVDYKVTEHHQRIKLAAEGGVPA; translated from the exons ATGGCCGCTTCCAGATTATCCTCCTGCGTAGCAATGGCAGCGGCGGTTGCGTCCTTGTCCACGCTCCCCGACCGCGCGTACGCCGACAGTCCCTTtcgtttttttcctttctattcttcttcgtcttcttctccTCAGGGGGACCAGAACTCTAACTCGAGGTCGGAGGCGAAGGCCGATGCCGAAGAGTCCAAAGGCTCGGGTTTCGATCCCGAGTCGTTAGAAAGAGGCGCCAAAGCTCTTCGTGAAATCAACAGCTCCCCGCACGCTAAACag GTTTTCCAAGTAATGAGAAAGCAAGAAGATACTCGCCTTGCAGAGATGGCTGCCGAGAAGGCTCATTTTGAAGCAATTCAAGCTAATGCCGATATC GAAAAGCAGCGTAAATTACATGAAGAGCAAAGAGATCTGATACAGCAACAAGCACAGGCAAAGGCACAAATGCTGCGATATGAAGATGAGCTGGCTAGGAAAAGAATGCAG ACAGATCATGAAGTTCAGAGGAAACATAATGTTGAACTGGTTAGGATGCAAGAGGATTCCTCTACACGGAAAGAACAAGCTAGACGAGCTACTGAGGAACAGATCCAAGCTCAGCAGCGCCAAACTGAGAAAGAGAGGGCTGAAATAGAGAGGGAAACAATAAGAGTTAAGGCCATGGCAGAGGCTGAAGGCCGAGCCCATGAAGCAAAACTGACAGAGGAACATAACAGGAAAATGCTTATAGAACGTATTAATGGCGAAAGGGAGAAATGGCTTGCTgcaatcaatacaacttttagtCACATTGAAG GGGGTTTTAGGATCCTACTGACTGATAGGAATAAGTTGCTTATGACGGTTGGAGGAGCCACTGCATTAGCTGCAGGAGTTTATACAACTAG AGAAGGAGCTAGAGTAATGTGGGGATATGTTAATCGGATTCTGGGGCAGCCATCACTTATTCGAGAATCCTCCATTGCAAAATTTCCTGGGTCGGAATTGATTTCTAAGgctaaaaataaagtttttaaataCAGTACGTCAGCTGGGGCTGCAGGAAGTAAAAATGGTCTTGGAAATATTGTTCTCCATCCTTCGTTGGAAAGGAGAATACAGCAACTTTCTCGAGCTACATCAAACACCAAGACTCATCAGGCACCTTTTCGCAATATGATGTTTTATGGGCCCCCTGGCACTGGAAAAACTTTGGTTGCAAGGGAGATAGCTCAGAAATCA GGTTTGGATTATGCCATGATGACTGGAGGAGATGTTGTGCCACTGGGTGCGCAGGCTGTTACCAAAATTCATCAGATATTTGATTGGGCTAAGAAATCAAATAAAGGTTTATTGCTTTTTATTGACGAGGCAGATGCTTTCCTATGCGa GCGCAACAGTACACATATGAGTGAAGCTCAAAGAAGTGCTCTGAATGCATTGCTCTTCCGAACTGGAGATCAGTCTAGAGACATAGTTCTCGTTCTCGCAACAAACAGACCAGGTGATCTTGACAGTGCTGTTACCGACCGAATTGATGAGGTCATCGAGTTTCCACTTCCGGGAGAGGAGGAACGTCATAAACTACTGAAGCTCTACTTGTACAAGTACCTGTCGGGTGAAAGTGATCAGAACGCAGCTAAGTGGGGTCTTTTTACCAAGAAAAAGCCACAAAAGATAACTATAAAAGATGTATCGGATGATGTGATCCGAGAAGCTGCCAGGAAGACAGAAGGGTTCTCCGGCCGAGAGATAGCAAAACTAATGGCTAGTATCCAAGCAGCTGTTTATGGGCGCCCGGACTGCGTGTTGGATACCCAGTTGTTTATGGAAATTGTTGATTACAAGGTCACAGAGCATCATCAGCGAATAAAACTAGCAGCTGAAGGTGGTGTACCAGCTTAG